CTATTTGCAGAAGCAAAATTATCGGAAGTTATAAAGGAACAAGGAGGGCTTTTCAAGTTTTTTCTTGACAAAAAACCTCGTACCCAAAAACCTGCTCTACAAACAAAAAGGAGTTACCATTACAAAGGCAGAACTTCTCAGTCTACGCGGCCACCAACGATGCGGCCACCGACCACACGACTACCGACCACACGAAAACATGACTTCTCAGCAAATAAAAAGCCCTTTAGACAACACCAAACAAAAGGGCAAAACAGTAAGTTCTTTGCAGGTCAAGTAATTAAGAGGATGGATGAATGGAGGGCAATAGGAGCCCCGGATCCGGTTATATCTATTTTATCAGGCTATAGGATCCCTTTCTATAAAAAACCACCTTTAGTGAGATTATCTAAATTAAATTCCTTACGCTATCTCACTAAGCCTTCTCTTAAGATGGATGAGTGCATTGCTCAAATGAAAGAATGTGGTGCTATAGCAAGAAACTCAGACAAAACTGGATTTTTATCCCAGATGTTCACTAGAAACAAAGGGGATGGCTCATACAGAgctatttttaatttgaaacaattaaatgattatttaaaGCCACATAAGTTTCATATAGTAAACATATATAGGGTGCCTTCCTTTTTGAAACCGAATGATCATATGATCAAAATCGATTTATCTCAAGCATATTTTCACATTCCTATTGTGAAAGCACATCAAAGATTCCTTAGCCTTTCTTATAAGGGGTACTTCTATCAGATGACATGTCTCCCATTTGGATTAGCTTCGGCGCCCAATGCATTTGCAAAAATCACTAATTGGTTGGCCCATTATTGCAGGGAACAGGGACTAAGGATAATCGTGTATCTCGACGACTTCTTGGTTGTACATCAAGATGCTCATGTACTACAGAGACATGCAAAATTCCTTATAGACTTATTGGAGAGGTTGGGCTGGTGCATCAACTACCAAAAATCAAGAACAATTCCAAGCACACAGCTTATCTTTCTAGGCGTCCAGTGGGACACCAAAAACAACATAAAAGAACTCCCGGAGGAGAAATCAAGAGAACTGATGAGAATAATCAACATCAtactaaaaaagaaaatttggtGCTGGAAAACAGCAAAAATGTTACTAGGAAGACTGAATTTCGCAGCATTTACGGTACCAAGGGGGAGGTTGCATTCAAGACTCATTCAAATAAATGCGAATCGATTACCAGAGAACAAACCATACCAAAAATTTGTTATTCCAAGGGACGTTACCAAAGAGTTACAGTGGTGGCTAGACCATGCTCGAGATCAATCCCCAATAGTCATGAAGAGCCCAACGGTCTTCATGATAACAGATGCAGCAGACGTAGGATGGGGGGCATTGGTGAATTCCCTTCATCTAAACGGCTTATGGGACCCTATCCAGAAATTTTGGCACAGCAATCAAAAGGAACTCTGGGCGGTATACGAGATTCTCAGGTTACAGGGGTCCAAGTTGAAAGGGGAATCAGTAATGttacaaacagacaacaaaacaGTCGTTGCTTACTTGACAAAGCAGGGGGGAACAAAATCAATCAGACTCTTAAAAATGACATTTGCAATATTCGAACTACTGAGAAAATTCAACATACATCTCTTGGCTCGGTATCTCCCAGGTCGATACAATGGAATCGCAGACAGTCTGTCTCGTTGCAGTCAATTGCCAGAGTGGCACCTGAACAGGGAGATAATACAAGTAATATTCCAGAGATTCGGTCAACCGCAGGTAGATTTGTTTGCCTCAAAGGAATCTGCAGTGGTGAATGCATATGTGTCAGAAGACGCTCGGGATCAGGAAGCCCTATTCATAGATGCTTTCACAAGGACATGGCACTTCAAGCTAGCATATGTCTTTCCTCCTCCGGGACTGATACCCAGAGTTTTACATCACCTAGACAATTGCACGGGAAGTTATCTGCTCATTGCACCCAACTGGGAAAGAACTTTTTGGCAGCCAATGTTGAAACAGAGGGCAGAGTTAGCCCCAATGACAATTCACAATTTAGAGAACCACTTAATAGATCTCCGGACGGGGAGGCCACCCCCAGCAGTAGAGTCCTTACAATTGCAGGTATGGAAAATACGGAGTGGTCCAATCTCTTAAGGGGATGGCCCCAAAATAATATCAAATTACTAGAAGCGTCATGGCGCAGGTCTACACAAAAAACCTACAAACACGCGTGGGATAGATGGCTGCAATGGTGCACACGGGAAAGGTATTCACCTCGTAACCCATCAGTAACACAATTAGCACAGTACCTGGGCTATTTACACAACGAGATTAAACTCGCTCCTAAAACGATATTGCTACACAAATCTGTGGTGGTGAATTTCGCTAATACAGAAAAGGCTGAGCTCATGAATAACCACCCAGTCATAAAACACATATTAAAAGGAATTCAACTAATACATCCCAGTGTGGGAATGCCAGCAATATGGCCAATTGGAAAACTCATTAACTATTTAAATGAATATACCATCAACACAGAAAGTTTATTCGAAGTGTCACAACACCTAGCAGCTATTCTTCTGTTGGCTTCAGGTCGCAGGGTTCATGACCTCACCTTGTTAAAGATGGACAACAACTCTCTGGTGGACCACGGGTCTGAGTTAACTTTATGGCCACAGTTTGGTTCAAAGACAGATAGGGCTGAATATCGACAGTCAGGTTGGAGGATTATCAAATCTTCCAATCCAAAATTGGACTTAGTCACGTGGGTACGTACTCAAGTTGAGAAATCGAGTGAAAGAAGAGCGAGTCATAAAGAAATATATAATCTTTTTATTACAACAAGGGGAAAAGTGAAGAATGCCTCTCGTACAGTCATAGCAGGCTGGATACGGACATTATTGAAGGAAGCCGGTATACATGGCCCATCAGGAAGCTTCCGGGCAGCGGTCGCATCTGACATCTTGTATAACAGGCATGAATCAATAGATGATATCTTGAAGCGGGGAAATTGGAAATCTGAAAATACAGTATTCAAACATTACTTTAGAGAGATTAGTCCAATGAATGTAAATAGGGCTAGGAATAATCCATTATTGAGCAGTTTTACTCCAATATAATAACATTTGATTTGtataaaccgattttgtgtaaTTGCATAATATAGTGAATAATTGGGTTCCTAtatgtttttcatttcattacaaCCATACATTCTGGTCACAGTACGCGATTAGCGCCGTCAGAATATAAACACGTCTCAATGTGGGTCAAGCGGAGGCTCGAACACCTAAATAGAACCGTTTTCCCCCCGTAGGGTAGAAAACGATTATTTAGGTTTCAGCCGAAGCTTGACCCACACACTTAAAAACTTGACAGCTATTATGAGACAGGTACTGAAGGAAAGTGATCTGTGATCCTAGTCGGCACTAAGTCGCGTCACAGACCAGGATGATCGAATACTCATGGGGTTGGACACATTAATGAAGGCTGACCATAGACAAATAAGTACGATATTTGACAGCTAATCTCAATGTGGGTCAAGCTTCGGCTGAAACCTAAATAATCGTTTTCTACCCTACGGGGGGAAAACGGTTCTATTACCTATGTTCTAAAAACCATTCCAGCCTGATTTTACTGAGGTGTACTTCGATTACGCCGTGCGCGCTCATCGCGGTCGTACGTGTTAACAATTTACATTCACTCCGTCAAGTTGGGCTCGTAGTTTAGTGATGGGAAACGTATCTATCGATATTGTGAATCCCGGATAGCACAAAACTTGGAAGTATGGACAAGTATCTTAAAAGATCCAATTCAGTTGGAAAACGACCTCGTGACAATCCCACTGAGCCTGTAGAATGGGAAATACCTAAAAGGTCAGCACGTCCTGCGGAAACCAACTCATCGGTTCCAGTTAACACCACAAATCGATTCAGCACCTTAATAGCTGATAAAGATTCGTCGGAATATTCAACTATACGACTTCAAGATGCAACCACTGCCCGCAAAAATCAGACAGGACCCCACCTATCATAATAGAACCTAAAAGAGAATGGACTCATGATTTTATCAAGACCCTCATTAGTAGATATAATCAAAATTTTCATTTGCAGTATAGAGGTAACAACAAAATTGCTGTAATTTGTTACTCACCGGATAGCCATGAGGCTGTTAAAAAGGGTTTAAATTCCGAGAATGTACCTTATCACACCTTTTCACGCAAGGACGAAAGGACTTCTAAAGCCGTGATTTTTGGATTGCCTGCCTATGTGGAAACTTACTTAGCAGATGAACTTGCCGCCCTAGGATTCAGTAACGTCATTATACGTAAAATGAAGGTGCCGGTTGGCAGAAATGTTACATGTCCTCCTTTCTTTGTTCAACTACCACCTGGAAGTGACATGAAACGCTTCAAGCAAATTAAATACATGAGCAACTGTGTGGTTCGAATACGTAAATATCAAGCTAATAATATCTACGGTACCCAGTGTTTTCGTTGTCAAGGTTTTGGTCACTCATCAAAAAATTGTAACTTAAGACCCCGTTGCGTTAAATGTACGGAGCCACATCTCACTGCAGACTGTCCTAAAAAAGATCGATCGCAACAGGCTCAGTGCTGTAATTGCGGAGAAAATCATCCAGCAAATTACCGACAGTGTAGCGAGCGGCAGAAATACCTACGTCTTACTCAAGAAAAGAGGATTCAGAGCCTGACTACTAAAATCCCAACTAAAATTATACCAAGTGGTAAAGTTGACGGTCGATCTTGGAACGAAGTTGAAGCTGGAAATAATAATCCTAGTAAAATCACTAGTTCGCAGTTCTCCAACGACAATAACGATCAAGCTACTATATAACAACCGCACACACACCTcgccatatacctacctatgctgACGACACAGCCTCGTATACTACCTCTGAGGACTGCGATCTTGTAATCGCACGTTTACAACTTTCCTTGGAGTTATTGAATAGCTTTTTTACGAAGTGGAAGCTAAAACTAAATTCTAATAAAACAGAAAGTATAATGTTTACTAGAAAACGCTCGGTTCCCACATCCACAATTAAAATAGATAATTACTCTATACCTTGGAGCCGTCAAGTTAAATACCTTGGTACAATAATCGACGATAAAGTAAATTGGTGCAAAAATACTGACAGCCTAATTCTTAAAGGAGCTAAAGCTATTAACGCATTACGACCAATACTCAACCGTAAGTCTAAATTAAGTTCTTGCACAAAGTTGAGAGTATATTCCACTTTAGTGAGACCCTGTATAACTTACGCAGCTCCCGTCTGGTGTAGCATCACCGACAGTAAATATGCTAAACTACAGGTAATACAAAATAAAGCTATTAAAATAGCATATAATACACCTTTCCGAACTAAtctcaaaaaattacataatagtataaaataccCTTTTCTaaaagattatatttttaagttatcCCACAATTTTTATATACGTAAAAACCCTACTCATCCAAATATGTTGATTTCATCAATCGGCAGAAGTAGACTCGGCACGTTATCGTTTGCCGATACATACAACAGGTATAGACTGCCCCATCACTATTTCCTCGGTGACTCATAACAGTGTGTCAGTACAAGCGACCGGTTAACGCAGCGCGTTGCCGATTCTGTAGCTCAGTTTTTCTACCTACCCGgcttgtaaataataagtaagaaTTTAATGCTTTTGGCGTCGTGTTTGTactcttttttaaataaaaattattgtttttcgtAGTAGTTAGACATAATAGCTTACTCCGAATATTGTTATAATTAGTTAGTTTAGTATCTGTGTGTTATAGCTCAAATATAATGcacattatgataatattatgatttagcgataggtaaattaatataaaataggatCTTATTGTCTGTACACTACGTATGTAGATTTAGGTATATGTTTATAAAGGTGTTTAGCctatacaaacaaatatttaatactgttgttagcaataagttatcttgaaaaacttaacattattatattgttgcataactttttgtaattattataaaaataaatgacatttaAAAATCAATGAGGTGTTCAGCAGTTTTAGCTAATACCGACGATAATGCTATTGGCCTATACGATGTTGGATCTGAACTCGGTTTATTCGGCTTCTGTAATAAGATCAAAGTTTGGGACCTCCAGGATTCGGGGACGATACCCGCCATCATAACGTTGTTAATCAAAGAAAGGTAGTACCTGAGGCTATTGTCGTCAAGATTCGATAAGAAGGAATAAGGAATCCCGTCTTCCCCTGGTGCAGAATCCTTAGTCGATGACAGTACGCCTTTCAATTCGTTAAGTGAAAATGGCGAATTCAaatctacattattataattatcattagATACTATTAGGGGCGTTAAGGCCATGGGACATTCAGGTACATAAGGGGGACCCAAACGATCCATGATTTGCTCTGCTAGAGCTGGagatattttattctgttgtgAATCTTTAAATGCAGATCTGAACCTTCTTATATTTTGCCAAACAATTGAAGGTGAAACATTAGGATTTAAGGATTTACAAAACCTGTGCCATCCTTCATATTTCTTTACCCTAAGTAGCTCCTTAGTGGTATTGgcaatttttaagtaattatcaaaattttcttctgtcatattttgacaaaattgtttttccgctttttttctttctttaactGCATTAGTGCACTCTACATCCCACCATGGTGGAGATGGAATAAATTCCATGCACTCACCCCTTTTTACTGGAAGAGTTTCATCTGCGGCTTCAATTAAGGATGCAGATAAAGCTTGTGAGGATTCTAATATATTCAAATGACTAATTTCAggtaaattattgattttcttTTCAACGGCTGCACTATACAAACTCCATTTTGCATCTGTCAGTTTATGTTTTAAACGTGGCTGTCTTACATGTTTTGGAGGTTTTTCAAAAGGGAAAGTAATAATTAGAGGGTAGTGATCACTACCACCAGTAGATTCAGCGGTTGACCAGGTGAGTGATGAAGCTAGATCAGGAGTGCAAATGGACAAATCTGGAGCACTAGGTGTCCGTGCCAACCGTGTTGGAGACCCAgtatttagaatgcacaagttatGGGAGCTTATTAAATCTAACAACTTTTCTCCATAGAAGGTTGATGTGGAACATCCCCATAATTCGTGATGAGAGTTAAAATCCCCTAAACATAAAAATGGTttcggtaaaaaattaaaaatttcattaatttcattaaatatttcattattaggACGAGAGAAATATATAGATACATAACAAATACTATTTACAATAACTGCAATAACCGATAAGTTATCGCTATGTACAGGAAGAGTGATAGGTGTAAATGTCAGAGTATTTTTGATGAGTATGGCCACTCCGCCATACCCATCAGGTCTGTCTTCTCTGAGACAAATATACCCCGGCATTTTGAACAAAAGTTCCTTTCTCAACCATGTCTCTTGGAGACAGATAAGAAAGGgatcatgtttatta
This genomic window from Maniola hyperantus chromosome 5, iAphHyp1.2, whole genome shotgun sequence contains:
- the LOC138402361 gene encoding uncharacterized protein; this translates as MTSQQIKSPLDNTKQKGKTGTGTKDNRVSRRLLGCTSRCSCTTETCKIPYRLIGEVGLVHQLPKIKNNSKHTAYLSRRPVGHQKQHKRTPGGEIKRTDENNQHHTKKENLVLENSKNVTRKTEFRSIYGTKGEVAFKTHSNKCESITREQTIPKICYSKGRYQRVTVVARPCSRSIPNSHEEPNGLHDNRCSRRRMGGIGEFPSSKRLMGPYPEILAQQSKGTLGGIRDSQVTGVQVERGISNVTNRQQNSRCLLDKAGGNKINQTLKNDICNIRTTEKIQHTSLGSVSPRSIQWNRRQSVSLQSIARVAPEQGDNTSNIPEIRSTAGRFVCLKGICSGECICVRRRSGSGSPIHRCFHKDMALQASICLSSSGTDTQSFTSPRQLHGKLSAHCTQLGKNFLAANVETEGRVSPNDNSQFREPLNRSPDGEATPSSRVLTIAGMENTEWSNLLRGWPQNNIKLLEASWRRSTQKTYKHAWDRWLQWCTRERYSPRNPSVTQLAQYLGYLHNEIKLAPKTILLHKSVVVNFANTEKAELMNNHPVIKHILKGIQLIHPSVGMPAIWPIGKLINYLNEYTINTESLFEVSQHLAAILLLASGRRVHDLTLLKMDNNSLVDHGSELTLWPQFGSKTDRAEYRQSGWRIIKSSNPKLDLVTWVRTQVEKSSERRASHKEIYNLFITTRGKVKNASRTVIAGWIRTLLKEAGIHGPSGSFRAAVASDILYNRHESIDDILKRGNWKSENTVFKHYFREISPMNVNRARNNPLLSSFTPI